A window of the Arachis duranensis cultivar V14167 chromosome 5, aradu.V14167.gnm2.J7QH, whole genome shotgun sequence genome harbors these coding sequences:
- the LOC107490075 gene encoding signal peptidase complex subunit 3B: protein MHSFGYRANALFTFAITILALVCAMASLSDSLNSPSPSAHVQVLNINWFQKQPNGNDEVSMTMNISADLQSLFTWNTKQVFVFLAAEYETPKNSLNQISLWDGIIPSKEHAKFWIHTSNKYRFIDQGRNLRGKEFNLTMHWHVMPKTGKMFADKIVMPGYRLPEEYR from the exons ATGCATTCCTTCGGTTACAGAGCGAACGCTTTGTTCACGTTCGCCATTACCATTCTTGCCCTTGTGTGCGCTATGGCTTCCCTCTCCGACAGCCTCAACTCCCCCTCTCCCTCTGCCCATGTCCAGGTCTTGAACATTAACTGGTTTCAGAAACAGCCCAACGGAAACGATgag GTCAGCATGACAATGAATATATCAGCAGATTTACAATCTCTTTTCACATGGAACACAAAACAG GTTTTTGTCTTTTTAGCTGCCGAGTATGAAACTCCAAAGAATTCTTTAAATCAG ATATCGCTATGGGATGGTATCATTCCCTCTAAAGAGCATGCAAAGTTTTGGATTCATACTTCAAACAAGTACCGCTTCATCGACCAG GGAAGGAATTTGCGTGGTAAAGAATTTAACTTGACTATGCACTGGCATGTTATGCCAAAGACGGGCAAAATGTTTGCAGATAAAATAGTCATGCCGGGTTACCGTTTGCCAGAGGAATATAGATGA